In one Thermodesulfobacteriota bacterium genomic region, the following are encoded:
- the glmU gene encoding bifunctional UDP-N-acetylglucosamine diphosphorylase/glucosamine-1-phosphate N-acetyltransferase GlmU: MSLAVVVLAAGMGKRMKSRLPKVLHPVLGRPMLAYVMDAVAGLSPEKTVIVIGNGGGEVAKAAGDGVSYARQEEQLGTGHAATCARSALRGFKGDVLILNGDYPLITDKTLKSFVKKHRKDEADVSVLTAFVDDPHGYGRILRNGSGNVDRIVEEKDASADEKKINEINSGTYCVKSDFLWKALSALTPQNSQGEYYLTDIVGIAKGKSLGISGIPVKDPNEVLGVNDRAQLAYAEGLLRDRTNGSLMAGGVTMVDPANTYISPGVKIGRDTVIYPGTYIYGRTVIGEGSFIGPGVWIEDSRIGGGVTIKMSCYITGADVEDCVSIGPFAHLRPGAKIMDGAKVGNFVEIKKSTVGRGSKVPHLSYVGDAVLGTGVNIGAGTITCNYDGFNKYETIIGDNVFIGSDTMLVAPVRVGKGATTGAGSTITKDVPEGALAIGRARQTIIDNWDRRPKEKKK, translated from the coding sequence ATGTCTTTAGCGGTGGTCGTGCTTGCAGCCGGAATGGGAAAAAGGATGAAGTCCCGCCTGCCGAAGGTGCTCCATCCCGTCCTCGGGCGGCCAATGCTGGCGTATGTTATGGATGCGGTCGCCGGGCTATCCCCGGAAAAGACGGTAATCGTAATCGGAAACGGGGGGGGAGAGGTCGCGAAAGCGGCAGGGGATGGCGTATCGTACGCGAGGCAGGAAGAGCAGCTCGGCACGGGGCACGCAGCCACATGTGCCCGTAGCGCGCTCAGGGGCTTTAAGGGCGACGTCCTCATACTGAACGGCGATTATCCGCTGATTACTGATAAGACTCTGAAATCATTCGTAAAAAAGCACCGGAAGGACGAGGCGGACGTGTCGGTTCTGACGGCGTTTGTGGACGACCCGCACGGCTACGGCAGGATTTTGCGTAACGGAAGCGGGAACGTGGACCGAATCGTCGAGGAAAAGGATGCGTCGGCGGACGAAAAAAAGATAAACGAAATAAATTCAGGGACTTATTGTGTTAAATCGGACTTCCTCTGGAAGGCGCTTTCCGCCCTGACCCCACAGAACAGCCAGGGGGAATACTATCTGACCGACATCGTGGGCATAGCGAAGGGTAAGTCTCTCGGGATATCGGGGATACCCGTAAAAGACCCGAACGAGGTCCTCGGCGTCAACGACAGGGCGCAGCTCGCCTACGCCGAGGGGCTTTTAAGGGACAGGACGAACGGAAGCCTGATGGCCGGCGGCGTTACGATGGTCGACCCGGCCAATACTTACATTTCCCCGGGGGTAAAGATAGGCAGGGATACCGTCATTTACCCGGGGACATATATTTACGGCCGCACCGTGATCGGCGAGGGCTCTTTCATAGGGCCGGGGGTGTGGATAGAGGACTCCAGGATCGGCGGCGGCGTTACGATTAAAATGTCCTGTTATATCACGGGGGCCGATGTGGAAGACTGTGTATCGATCGGCCCGTTCGCGCATTTAAGGCCGGGCGCGAAGATCATGGACGGCGCCAAGGTAGGGAATTTTGTCGAGATAAAGAAGTCAACCGTCGGGCGCGGGTCGAAAGTGCCGCATCTTTCGTACGTCGGCGACGCCGTCCTCGGAACGGGCGTAAATATCGGCGCGGGGACGATTACGTGCAATTATGACGGATTTAATAAATATGAGACGATTATAGGGGATAATGTATTTATAGGGAGCGATACGATGCTGGTCGCGCCGGTGAGGGTCGGAAAAGGAGCGACGACGGGGGCGGGCTCGACTATTACGAAGGACGTACCGGAAGGCGCCCTCGCCATAGGGCGCGCAAGGCAGACGATAATCGACAACTGGGACAGGAGACCCAAAGAAAAGAAGAAATGA
- the glmS gene encoding glutamine--fructose-6-phosphate transaminase (isomerizing) produces MCGIVGYVGDEEKTVGVLMEGLSRLEYRGYDSAGIALMENGHPRVFRSTGKLENLRKKLDNHELQGTLGIGHTRWATHGGATENNAHPHTSGGTSVVHNGIIENYSELKEELAAKGYEFTSDTDTEIIAHLIEDFSREGLTFEEAFRAAFMRIEGSYAVAAISEREPDKVIATRKFSPLIVGCGEHENFLASDVPAVLPFCRNVIFLEDGDVVVLGRDSIAVTDLQGGPVDRKIDRINWDPVSVEKCGYRHYMLKEIHEQPQAVLDTMRGRFSEDTGEIYFDGLDSSNYKNIERIVILACGTSFHASLIGKYMIETVAHIPVQVEIASEFRYRNPIIDNDTLAIAVSQSGETADTSEALTEAKSKGAETLAITNVLMSKIARDADGVIYTHAGPEIGVASTKAFTTQLIVFYFLALYLGQIKKTIGREESRELLKDAIRIPQLIQITLGLDDAVKELAQDFFQYRNFLYLGRGISHPVAYEGALKLKEVSYIHAEGYAAGEMKHGPIALIDEDMPVVLIAPNDGVTFKKILGNLQEIRARRGKVIFVTSSGAAEELRTAADRVIIIPESSNLLSPIISVIPLQLLAYHVANFKGTDVDQPRNLAKVVTVE; encoded by the coding sequence ATGTGCGGTATAGTCGGATACGTAGGAGACGAGGAAAAAACAGTCGGTGTGCTCATGGAGGGGCTCTCGCGGCTCGAGTACAGGGGGTACGATTCGGCGGGAATCGCCCTCATGGAGAACGGGCACCCGAGGGTTTTCAGGAGCACGGGAAAGCTCGAAAACCTGAGGAAGAAGCTGGATAACCACGAGCTCCAAGGCACGCTGGGCATAGGCCATACGAGATGGGCCACGCACGGCGGGGCCACCGAAAATAACGCCCACCCCCATACATCCGGCGGGACGTCCGTAGTTCACAACGGGATCATAGAGAATTATTCCGAGCTCAAGGAAGAGCTCGCGGCGAAGGGGTATGAATTCACTTCGGACACCGACACCGAAATCATAGCCCACCTGATAGAGGATTTTTCCAGGGAGGGACTCACTTTCGAAGAGGCGTTCAGGGCGGCGTTCATGAGGATCGAAGGATCCTACGCCGTGGCCGCAATTTCGGAGAGGGAGCCCGACAAGGTAATCGCCACCCGGAAATTTTCGCCGCTTATAGTCGGCTGCGGCGAGCACGAGAATTTCCTCGCGTCGGACGTCCCGGCTGTGCTGCCCTTCTGCAGGAATGTCATATTCCTCGAAGACGGGGACGTTGTCGTGCTCGGGAGGGACTCCATAGCGGTTACGGACCTTCAGGGGGGCCCGGTAGACAGGAAAATCGACAGGATCAACTGGGACCCTGTTTCCGTCGAGAAGTGCGGATACCGCCATTACATGCTAAAAGAGATCCACGAGCAGCCCCAGGCCGTCCTCGACACGATGCGCGGACGGTTTTCGGAGGATACCGGCGAGATATATTTCGACGGGCTCGACAGCTCGAATTACAAGAACATAGAGCGGATAGTCATACTAGCATGCGGCACGTCGTTTCACGCGTCCCTCATCGGGAAGTACATGATAGAGACCGTAGCGCATATACCGGTGCAGGTGGAGATAGCGTCCGAGTTCAGGTACCGAAACCCGATAATCGACAACGACACACTGGCCATAGCTGTATCCCAATCCGGGGAGACGGCGGATACGTCCGAGGCCCTCACGGAGGCGAAGTCGAAAGGTGCGGAGACGCTCGCCATAACGAACGTTCTCATGAGCAAGATCGCGAGGGACGCGGACGGTGTCATTTATACCCATGCAGGGCCTGAAATAGGCGTCGCATCGACGAAGGCCTTTACGACCCAGCTTATAGTATTTTATTTCCTCGCGCTCTATCTCGGGCAGATAAAGAAGACTATCGGCAGGGAGGAATCGCGCGAGCTCCTTAAGGACGCGATAAGGATTCCCCAGCTTATACAGATAACGCTCGGGCTCGACGACGCCGTAAAAGAGCTCGCACAGGACTTCTTCCAGTACAGGAATTTCCTTTACCTCGGAAGGGGCATAAGCCATCCGGTGGCGTACGAAGGGGCGCTCAAGTTAAAGGAAGTGTCCTACATTCACGCCGAGGGGTACGCCGCCGGCGAGATGAAGCACGGCCCTATAGCCCTCATAGACGAAGATATGCCGGTCGTTCTCATTGCGCCCAATGACGGCGTAACGTTCAAGAAGATACTCGGGAACCTCCAGGAAATAAGAGCGCGTCGGGGGAAGGTCATATTCGTGACCTCGAGCGGGGCGGCCGAGGAGCTGCGCACCGCCGCCGACAGGGTTATCATAATCCCGGAGAGCAGTAATCTTCTGAGCCCGATAATATCGGTCATACCGCTCCAGCTTCTCGCGTATCACGTAGCGAATTTCAAGGGGACGGACGTAGACCAGCCGAGGAATCTGGCCAAGGTCGTTACCGTGGAATAA